A genomic region of Acipenser ruthenus chromosome 9, fAciRut3.2 maternal haplotype, whole genome shotgun sequence contains the following coding sequences:
- the LOC117405109 gene encoding protocadherin-8-like → MGSKKLRDFFPVSLKWALGCYFFNMLFFLPTISEAKTVKYQTYEEEKPETVIGHLAEDLQLSATQGGLTSFRMMKQFNTSFIKLRESDGELTIGERIDRERICRQSLQCLIAFDVVSFSKEQFKLIHVEVEVKDINDNSPEFPHLETSLDVSESAAIGTRIPLEVAVDEDVGSNYIQSYQISVNSHFTIEVLSRADGVKYAELVLLKELDRETQSSHVLELVATDGGSPSRSGTTNINIKVKDFNDNSPVFDQSSFSVELNEDAPVGFLLLDLNAVDADEGLNGEVVYGFVNQVTSEIRQLFQVDRKSGRLTLEHPVDFETKKTYELDVQAYDLGPNPTPAICKIIIHIQDVNDNAPEISITPMTSISAGVAYITEAAAKDSFVALISTSDRDSGVNGKVHCTLYGHDHFKLQQAYEDSYMIVTTTSLDREKISEYNLTVVAEDLGSPPFRTIKQYTIRVSDENDNAPLFSKTVYEVSVVENNSPGAYITTVIARDPDLGHNGKVMYRLVDSEIMGSPVSTFVSVDPATGSIYALRNLNYEVVKQLQLRIQASDGGSPQLHSTAVINVKIVDQNDNAPSITHPVLINGSAEVLVPRDAPSGYLITKIKASDADQGVNSELTYRIGREEQHVAFSINKVTGEIYLNREISHEYREVIKITITVSDNGRPSLSSTATLHFIITTTAPHSGHVVVAQSPEDNKLFHMDMSVIVIIVLAGSCTLLLLAIILIATTCNRRKKEKETTGFQGDVDVQMGNGRNNCDTLISSHSGSAFDSRPYCSKSSFSNSHTTESDMCSSCEDGRDTACMYEAENRLPVSNTECYSALPGFGEEVVRPIAIWKGNSFSTISARDPEFSGKDSGKGDSDFNDSDSDVSGDGQKKAVVPGNVHNGLWACTSECKILGHSDRCWSPSAMRASANNSSHTSQSLSSLAKTASLPRETLRRENYYQAHLPKTVGLQSVYEKVLHIDYDYVLVSPPRPVRIQEINETAVPVYAPTTTTSHTNNV, encoded by the exons ATGGGTTCAAAGAAGCTTCGAGACTTCTTCCCTGTCTCGCTTAAATGGGCGCTCGGGTgctatttttttaacatgttgttTTTCTTACCAACTATTTCTGAAGCCAAGACCGTGAAATACCAGACCTATGAAGAAGAGAAGCCTGAAACAGTTATCGGACACCTAGCTGAAGACCTGCAGTTAAGTGCAACACAGGGCGGCCTGACCAGTTTTCGAATGATGAAACAATTCAACACATCTTTCATTAAACTGAGAGAAAGTGATGGAGAACTGACGATTGGAGAGCGGATTGACAGAGAACGCATCTGCAGGCAGTCTCTCCAGTGTCTCATTGCTTTCGACGTTGTAAGCTTTTCCAAGGAGCAGTTCAAACTAATCCATGTTGAGGTGGAAGTAAAAGACATCAACGACAACTCTCCTGAGTTCCCCCATCTGGAAACCTCGCTTGACGTTTCGGAGAGTGCAGCGATAGGTACCCGAATTCCATTAGAGGTTGCTGTCGATGAAGACGTAGGCTCAAACTATATTCAGAGCTACCAGATTTCGGTAAACAGTCATTTCACTATCGAGGTCCTGAGCAGAGCAGATGGAGTTAAATATGCCGAGCTGGTTCTATTGAAAGAACTTGACCGGGAAACCCAGTCATCACATGTGCTGGAACTTGTAGCCACAGACGGAGGGAGCCCATCACGATCAGGTACCACCAACATAAATATTAAAGTAAAGGATTTCAATGACAATAGCCCTGTCTTTGATCAGAGCTCATTCTCTGTGGAGCTCAATGAAGACGCTCCAGTTGGGTTTCTCTTACTAGACCTAAACGCAGTGGATGCAGACGAAGGGTTAAATGGTGAAGTTGTTTATGGATTCGTCAATCAAGTAACATCAGAAATCCGACAGCTGTTTCAAGTGGACCGCAAGTCCGGTCGTTTAACACTCGAACACCCAGTCGACTTCGAGACTAAGAAAACGTATGAACTTGACGTGCAAGCTTACGACTTGGGCCCCAATCCCACCCCTGCAATCTGTAAAATCATTATCCACATCCAAGACGTGAACGACAATGCTCCTGAAATTAGTATTACTCCCATGACATCAATTAGTGCGGGAGTAGCCTACATCACAGAAGCTGCGGCGAAGGACAGCTTTGTGGCTCTGATCAGCACCTCGGACAGGGATTCCGGAGTTAACGGCAAGGTGCACTGTACTCTGTATGGACACGATCATTTTAAATTGCAGCAAGCCTATGAAGACAGCTACATGATCGTAACCACCACATCGCTGGACAGAGAAAAGATATCTGAATACAACCTAACTGTGGTTGCTGAAGATTTGGGTTCACCCCCATTTAGAACCATCAAGCAATACACGATCAGAGTGAGTGACGAAAATGACAACGCGCCTCTTTTTAGTAAAACCGTTTATGAGGTTTCAGTTGTAGAAAACAATTCTCCAGGTGCCTATATCACCACCGTCATAGCAAGGGATCCTGATCTGGGACACAATGGCAAAGTAATGTACAGACTCGTAGACTCTGAGATTATGGGGTCCCCCGTTTCTACCTTTGTATCTGTTGACCCAGCAACAGGTTCTATTTACGCACTAAGAAATCTGAACTACGAAGTCGTGAAACAACTTCAGCTTCGAATCCAGGCAAGTGATGGGGGCTCCCCGCAGCTCCACAGCACTGCCGTCATCAACGTGAAAATCGTAGATCAGAATGATAACGCTCCTTCCATCACACACCCGGTTTTAATAAATGGATCGGCCGAGGTACTGGTACCGAGAGATGCACCGTCAGGTTACCTAATAACTAAGATTAAAGCTAGTGATGCAGACCAAGGTGTCAACTCCGAGCTTACCTACAGAATCGGGAGAGAAGAACAGCATGTGGCATTTTCTATCAACAAAGTAACTGGTGAAATCTATTTAAACCGCGAAATAAGCCATGAATATCGGGAAGTAATAAAAATTACCATCACTGTGAGTGACAACGGCAGACCATCGCTCTCCTCGACTGCAACTCTTCACTTCATTATTACAACAACAGCTCCCCATAGTGGTCATGTTGTGGTGGCACAGAGCCCCGAAGACAACAAGCTCTTTCACATGGACATGTCAGTGATCGTCATTATAGTTTTGGCTGGTAGTTGTACTCTGCTTTTACTTGCCATCATCTTAATTGCAACAACATGCAATAGACGCAAGAAGGAAAAGGAAACAACCGGCTTCCAAGGTGATGTGGACGTGCAGATGGGAAATGGGAGAAACAACTGCGACACGCTCATCTCCAGCCACAGTGGAAGTGCATTCGACAGTCGCCCTTATTGTAGCAAATCATCGTTCTCAAATTCACACACTACTGAGAGTGACATGTGCTCCAGTTGTGAAGATGGGAGAGACACCGCCTGCATGTATGAAGCAGAGAACAGGCTGCCTGTTTCCAATACTGAG TGTTACTCTGCTCTTCCTGGGTTCGGCGAGGAGGTTGTCCGGCCGATTGCGATCTGGAAAGGCAATTCTTTCAGCACCATCTCAGCTCGGGACCCCGAGTTCAGCGGCAAGGACAGCGGGAAGGGAGACAGCGACTTCAATGATAGCGACTCGGACGTGAGCGGAGACGGGCAAAAGAAGGCTGTTGTGCCAGGAAACGTGCACAACG GTCTGTGGGCGTGTACAAGCGAATGCAAGATCCTCGGGCACTCAGATAGATGCTGGAGCCCCTCCGCAATGAGAGCCAGTGCGAACAACTCCTCACATACGTCACAAAGTCTTTCTTCATTGGCCAAGACAGCTTCGCTTCCCCGGGAGACTCTGCGAAGAGAAAATTACTACCAAGCACACTTACCCAAAACAGTGGGATTGCAAAGCGTATACGAGAAAGTCCTACATATAGACTATGACTACGTACTGGTGTCTCCACCACGACCCGTGAGAATCCAAGAAATCAACGAAACCGCTGTGCCTGTATACGCACCAACCACGACAACGAGCCACActaataatgtttaa
- the LOC117406374 gene encoding leukocyte cell-derived chemotaxin 1-like has product MAESSEKVPIALAGPEDVEQCFPPAYTAVTVKPSSNGRMLKIGAVVLIAGAALLLFGAIGAFYFWKVTDKHVYNVHYSMSINGKVEEGSLEIDAGNNLETFKTGSGSEEAVEVHDFHIGITGIRFAGGEKCYIKAQAKAHIPDVESLNKESVSFGLEDEIMPVKFDEESLIWVAADQPVKDSSFLSTKIMDLCSDLPIFWLRPTYPKDGQRKKREVPRARRQSDDYDEKEFETDAEEGKVEGDNVTSKPAEEKPDFNPENPYHQMLEGEGGTMTFDPMLDHQGICCAECRRSYTHCQRICEPLGGYWPWPYDHRGCRVACRVIMPCSWWVGRILGVL; this is encoded by the exons ATGGCAGAGAGCTCGGAGAAAGTGCCCATCGCTTTGGCGGGGCCAGAAGATGTGGAACAATGTTTTCCACCA GCATACACTGCAGTCACGGTAAAACCTTCCAGCAACGGTCGGATGCTGAAAATTGGAGCTGTTGTGCTTATTGCTGGGGCGGCTCTGCTTCTATTTGGAGCGATCGGGGCGTTTTACTTCTGGAAAGTCACCGACAAGCAT GTGTACAATGTGCATTACAGCATGAGCATCAATGGAAAAGTGGAGGAGGGGTCCTTGGAAATTGATGCCGGAAATAACTTGGAAACGTTCAAAACTGGAAGTGGGAGTGAAGAGGCCGTTGAAGTCCATGACTTCCATATT GGAATCACAGGGATTCGTTTTGCTGGAGGAGAGAAATGCTACATTAAAGCACAAGCTAAAGCTCACATTCCAGATGTTGAGAGTCTTAATAAGGAGTCCGTGTCTTTCGGTCTG GAGGATGAGATTATGCCAGTTAAGTTTGATGAGGAGTCCCTCATTTGGGTGGCTGCAGACCAGCCAGTGAAAGATAGCAGCTTTTTGAGCACCAAAATCATGGATCTTTGCAGCGATCTTCCCATTTTCTGGCTCAGGCCAACATATCCCAAAG ATGGTCAGAGGAAGAAACGAGAAGTACCACGCGCAAGACGGCAGTCAGACGATTATGATGAGAAGGAATTTGAAACCGATGCAGAAGAGGGCAAAGTTGAAGGTGACAATGTTACTTCAAAACCAGCCGAGGAAAAACCCGACTTCAATCCAGAAAACCCCTACCAT CAAATGCTGGAAGGAGAGGGGGGTACCATGACCTTCGACCCTATGCTGGACCACCAAGGAATCTGTTGTGCCGAGTGCCGACGCAGCTACACACACTGCCAGAGGATATGTGAACCCTTGGGTGGCTACTGGCCCTGGCCTTATGATCATCGGGGATGCCGTGTTGCCTGCAGAGTAATTATGCCATGCAGCTGGTGGGTCGGACGCATATTAGGTGTTCTGTAA